One stretch of Arachis duranensis cultivar V14167 chromosome 1, aradu.V14167.gnm2.J7QH, whole genome shotgun sequence DNA includes these proteins:
- the LOC107475150 gene encoding uncharacterized protein LOC107475150, translated as MVSKVQNQKTRSMFKNLQLLHHSITHFQRRQKTLVLLDASEYIKFLKQRLEEEWKQLVAAATMPMLKVEVQEEKFMIKVVSERSCKGLLVFILEAFEELGLDVLQARVSCAQNFSLEAIGIKDKNGTCHLDAQVIQKVVSQAIQNWSEVTHQQ; from the exons atgGTCTCCAAGGTTCAAAATCAAAAGACAAGATCCATGTTCAAGAACCTTCAATTACTTCATCATTCTATCACACACTTTCAAAGG AGGCAGAAGACACTAGTGTTATTGGATGCTTCAgaatacataaaatttttaaagcaaagGCTTGAAGAAGAATGGAAGCAACTAGTAGCAGCCGCAACGATGCCTATG CTAAAAGTTGAAGTGCAAGAAGAGAAATTTATGATAAAGGTTGTGAGTGAAAGGAGTTGCAAAGGTTTGTTGGTATTCATACTTGAAGCCTTTGAAGAGCTTGGTCTTGATGTGCTCCAAGCTAGGGTTTCCTGTGCTCAAAACTTCTCTCTAGAAGCAATTGGAATCAaa GATAAGAATGGTACATGCCATTTGGATGCACAAGTAATTCAAAAAGTAGTGTCTCAAGCTATTCAAAATTGGAGTGAAGTCACACACCAACAATGA